A genomic segment from Deinococcus sp. YIM 77859 encodes:
- a CDS encoding YifB family Mg chelatase-like AAA ATPase, translated as MLARARSVALIGVDAVPVEVEVDVSPGLPAFTVVGLPDQAVSEARERVRAAVRNAGLPFPAARITVNLAPADLRKEGPLYDLPIALGLLAAQELLPAGALSRVVSAGELALDGSLRPIAGAVNLALLAAQEDRPALLPEGNAPEAALIGGLRVYGARTLLDAVRHLSGERPLPQAVPPETAPSEDTPLDLADIKGQTAAKRALEIAIAGGHNLLLVGSPGSGKTMLARRAPTLLPPLTRAEALEVTRIHSAAGLLAVRAGLVSQPPYRSPHHTVSDAGLIGGGSVPKPGEVSLAHRGVLFLDEFPEFSRKALESLRQPLEDGQVTISRARATVSYPARFQLIAAMNPCPCGHHGDPERPCTCTPTERTRYAARLSGPLLDRIDLIVRVPRLTVDELARAPETENSLTVRDRVTQARAVMLTRQGGRNSDLTGQALRRHAPLAPGPEAFLRAAARQLNLSGRGFDRVLRVARTVADLAGSADIREAHLAEAVTYRPRELG; from the coding sequence ATGCTGGCCCGCGCCCGCAGCGTGGCCCTGATCGGCGTGGACGCCGTGCCCGTCGAGGTGGAGGTGGATGTCAGCCCGGGCCTCCCGGCCTTTACGGTGGTCGGTTTGCCGGACCAGGCGGTGAGCGAGGCCCGCGAGCGGGTGCGAGCGGCGGTGCGCAACGCGGGGCTGCCCTTTCCTGCCGCGCGCATCACCGTGAACCTTGCTCCCGCCGACCTGCGCAAGGAAGGACCGCTGTATGACCTGCCCATCGCGCTCGGGCTGCTCGCGGCGCAGGAGCTGCTGCCCGCCGGGGCCCTCTCCAGGGTCGTGAGTGCCGGAGAACTCGCGCTCGACGGCTCGCTGCGGCCCATCGCGGGGGCGGTGAATCTTGCCCTGCTCGCCGCGCAGGAGGACCGGCCCGCCCTGCTCCCGGAGGGAAACGCGCCGGAAGCCGCCCTGATCGGCGGCTTGAGGGTGTACGGCGCGCGCACGCTGCTCGATGCGGTGCGCCACCTCAGCGGCGAGCGTCCGTTGCCCCAGGCGGTGCCCCCCGAGACGGCCCCCAGTGAGGACACGCCCCTTGACCTCGCGGACATCAAGGGGCAGACGGCGGCCAAGCGAGCGCTTGAAATTGCCATTGCGGGCGGCCATAACCTGCTGCTTGTCGGCTCGCCCGGCAGCGGCAAGACCATGCTGGCCCGGCGCGCCCCCACGCTCCTGCCGCCCCTCACCCGCGCCGAGGCACTGGAGGTGACCCGCATCCATTCCGCAGCGGGGCTGCTGGCCGTGCGCGCGGGCTTGGTCAGCCAGCCGCCCTACCGCTCTCCTCACCACACCGTGAGTGACGCGGGGTTAATCGGCGGCGGGAGCGTGCCCAAACCCGGTGAGGTGAGCCTGGCGCATAGAGGCGTCCTTTTCCTGGACGAATTTCCGGAGTTCTCGCGCAAGGCGCTTGAGAGCCTGAGGCAGCCCCTGGAGGACGGGCAGGTCACCATCAGCCGCGCCCGCGCCACCGTGAGTTATCCGGCCCGCTTTCAGCTGATTGCCGCCATGAATCCCTGTCCCTGCGGTCACCACGGTGATCCCGAGAGGCCCTGCACCTGCACGCCCACCGAGCGCACCCGTTACGCCGCGCGCCTAAGCGGGCCGCTCCTCGACCGCATCGACCTGATTGTGCGCGTTCCCAGGTTGACGGTGGACGAGCTTGCTCGCGCGCCCGAAACCGAGAACAGCCTCACCGTGCGTGACCGCGTGACCCAGGCCCGCGCCGTGATGCTCACGCGGCAGGGGGGACGCAACAGTGACCTCACCGGACAGGCCCTGCGGCGACACGCCCCCCTCGCGCCCGGCCCGGAAGCCTTTTTGCGTGCGGCGGCTCGGCAACTGAACCTCAGCGGGCGGGGCTTTGACCGGGTGCTGCGGGTGGCGAGAACCGTGGCTGACCTGGCGGGTAGCGCTGACATCCGTGAGGCACATCTGGCAGAGGCGGTCACCTACCGCCCGCGCGAGCTGGGGTGA
- a CDS encoding DegV family protein encodes MIPERVALVTDSTAGLGAAEGAALGAFVVPLTLEVGGTVYSDPGTLVRPELSVMTSEALAAQMLAGALPRTSQGTPQDFARLYEAALVEADRVLCLPVASTLSGTYAAAVRGAEAFGGRIRVVDTGLVSAGLGAAVRQARAWLNAGRDPESVAQALAQYGERVFLRIVPQDLRWLIAGGRLSRVAGAAARVLKVRPIIRVEGGKVEAAARVRGFHAALREVVRAFPAGLEAVVLHAGNPADARWLAGELALRNVRVLGTQEVEAVLLVHAGPGTVGVAGVPPVER; translated from the coding sequence GTGATCCCGGAACGTGTGGCGCTGGTGACGGACAGCACGGCGGGCCTGGGCGCGGCGGAGGGCGCGGCGCTCGGCGCCTTTGTGGTGCCGCTCACGCTGGAGGTGGGCGGTACGGTCTACAGCGATCCCGGCACGCTGGTTCGCCCCGAGCTGTCCGTCATGACGAGCGAGGCCCTAGCGGCGCAGATGCTGGCCGGTGCCCTGCCCCGCACCAGCCAGGGCACCCCGCAGGACTTCGCCCGCCTGTATGAGGCGGCGCTTGTGGAGGCAGACCGCGTGCTGTGCCTACCGGTCGCCTCGACCCTCAGCGGTACGTACGCGGCGGCGGTGCGGGGGGCAGAGGCGTTCGGGGGCCGAATCCGGGTGGTGGATACCGGGCTGGTCAGCGCGGGGCTGGGAGCGGCGGTGCGGCAGGCGCGCGCCTGGCTGAACGCAGGCCGTGACCCCGAGAGCGTCGCCCAGGCGCTCGCCCAGTACGGAGAACGCGTCTTTCTGCGCATTGTGCCCCAGGATCTGCGCTGGCTGATCGCGGGCGGACGGCTTTCACGGGTGGCCGGAGCTGCGGCGCGGGTGCTCAAGGTCCGCCCCATCATTCGGGTGGAGGGCGGAAAGGTGGAAGCGGCAGCCCGCGTGCGTGGCTTTCACGCCGCCCTGCGCGAAGTGGTGCGAGCATTCCCCGCAGGCCTTGAGGCGGTGGTGCTGCATGCGGGCAACCCGGCGGACGCCCGCTGGCTGGCTGGAGAACTCGCCCTGCGCAACGTGCGGGTGCTGGGCACCCAGGAGGTGGAGGCCGTGCTGCTGGTCCACGCGGGGCCAGGCACCGTGGGGGTGGCGGGCGTGCCGCCGGTGGAACGCTGA
- a CDS encoding twin-arginine translocase TatA/TatE family subunit: protein MPNIGPGELFVILLIALLVFGPKKLPELGKSLGAGIREFRRGTQGLKEELEGSFREAPSQAAAPAQTITAQAVVPPATAQVVTPAPAVVEEKPHA from the coding sequence ATGCCCAACATCGGACCCGGTGAACTGTTTGTCATTCTTCTCATCGCCCTGCTCGTCTTTGGCCCCAAGAAGCTGCCCGAACTCGGCAAGAGCCTCGGTGCGGGGATCCGCGAGTTCCGCCGCGGGACGCAGGGCCTCAAGGAAGAACTGGAAGGCAGCTTCCGCGAGGCGCCGTCTCAGGCTGCGGCACCGGCGCAGACCATCACCGCGCAGGCCGTCGTGCCGCCCGCTACAGCCCAGGTGGTCACGCCTGCCCCGGCTGTGGTTGAAGAAAAGCCGCACGCTTGA
- a CDS encoding serine/threonine-protein kinase: protein MEIGATIAGRYLLHALLGEGGSAKVYRARDDLLGREVAVKVLHPHLPEGDRARFLREVRTLARLTHPGVVPVLDLGEVTDASGLPRSFFTMPLLTGGPLTALGPLEDAPRPLAHFLTAAAFASRALGYIHAQGIIHRDLTPGNILLDAARMPRIMDFGLVALSEHSRHLTRSGVTLGTPAYMAPEQARGVGVGPRSDLYALGAVLYRVACGSPPFVGDSDQSVLFQHVYEPPPDPRDLNPAVPDAVARVLLALLAKRPEDRPESGEAAAHLWALARRDVWARHARGQYRGGRTRTGEHPDGPARPEHLREAWSVPLPGEVTWPAAVVGEGDLLAVGTRGGQLVLLHTSGRPYATYAARDEVTAPATFQEGHVLYGAWDGTLRRVRLDGQELWQHQARAEFTGAPTLWGGRVLAASRDGHLHALDARRGELAWAYRAGGPLAASPVLWAGAALLCDENGWLHALDARSGSPLWKVEVGTVHATPALLPTAPGEATLIVPTWPGEVHALGLSAASGRAQLATPEPTLWTYDLEDEIWAAPALTPGLALVAGWGGTVRALRLADGEDVWSHTLQGRVTASPVVSAGLVFLASEAGELTALDVQTGEVRWQQREREGVQATPLAAGGTLYVAFMNGTLRAYREKPEP from the coding sequence ATGGAGATCGGCGCGACCATCGCGGGCCGCTACCTTCTGCACGCCCTGCTTGGCGAGGGCGGCAGCGCGAAGGTCTACCGCGCGCGCGACGACCTGTTGGGCCGTGAGGTGGCCGTCAAGGTGCTGCACCCGCACCTGCCCGAGGGCGACCGGGCCCGCTTTCTGCGCGAGGTGCGCACGCTCGCGCGCCTGACGCATCCGGGGGTGGTACCGGTGCTCGACCTGGGCGAGGTGACCGACGCGAGCGGTCTGCCGCGCAGTTTTTTCACCATGCCGCTGCTCACCGGTGGGCCGCTGACCGCCCTGGGGCCGCTGGAGGACGCGCCGCGCCCGCTCGCGCACTTCCTGACGGCGGCGGCTTTTGCCTCGCGCGCGCTGGGGTACATCCACGCGCAGGGGATCATTCACCGCGACCTGACGCCGGGAAACATCCTGCTTGACGCCGCTCGGATGCCGCGCATCATGGATTTCGGGCTGGTGGCCCTCAGCGAGCATTCTCGGCACCTCACCCGCAGCGGGGTCACGCTGGGTACCCCTGCCTACATGGCGCCCGAGCAGGCGCGGGGTGTGGGTGTAGGGCCGCGCAGCGACCTGTATGCGCTGGGGGCCGTGCTGTACCGGGTGGCCTGCGGCTCTCCCCCCTTCGTGGGTGACAGTGACCAGAGCGTGCTCTTTCAGCACGTGTACGAGCCGCCCCCGGACCCCCGTGACCTGAACCCGGCCGTACCGGACGCCGTCGCGCGGGTGCTGCTCGCGCTGCTTGCCAAGCGCCCGGAGGACCGCCCGGAAAGCGGCGAGGCGGCGGCGCACCTGTGGGCCCTTGCACGGCGGGACGTGTGGGCACGGCACGCGCGGGGCCAGTACCGCGGCGGCCGCACCCGCACGGGCGAGCACCCCGACGGTCCCGCTCGCCCGGAGCACCTGCGCGAGGCGTGGAGCGTGCCTCTTCCCGGCGAGGTGACCTGGCCCGCCGCCGTCGTGGGCGAGGGTGACCTGCTCGCGGTGGGCACACGCGGCGGTCAGTTGGTCCTGCTGCACACCTCCGGGCGGCCCTACGCCACCTACGCCGCCCGGGACGAGGTGACGGCGCCCGCCACCTTTCAGGAAGGCCACGTCCTCTACGGCGCGTGGGACGGCACCCTGCGCCGTGTTCGGCTGGACGGACAGGAACTGTGGCAGCATCAGGCCCGCGCCGAGTTCACCGGGGCGCCGACCCTCTGGGGCGGGCGGGTGCTTGCCGCCAGCCGGGATGGTCACCTGCACGCCCTCGACGCTCGGCGTGGCGAACTCGCCTGGGCCTACCGCGCAGGTGGACCGCTGGCCGCCTCGCCCGTTCTGTGGGCCGGGGCCGCCCTGCTGTGTGACGAGAACGGCTGGCTGCATGCCCTGGACGCCCGCAGCGGCAGTCCCCTGTGGAAGGTAGAGGTCGGCACTGTTCATGCCACACCCGCCCTGCTGCCGACCGCACCGGGCGAGGCCACCCTGATCGTTCCCACCTGGCCGGGAGAGGTCCACGCCCTGGGCCTCAGCGCCGCTTCGGGCCGCGCGCAGCTCGCCACGCCAGAGCCCACCCTCTGGACGTACGACCTCGAGGATGAGATCTGGGCCGCACCCGCCCTCACGCCCGGCCTCGCCCTCGTCGCGGGCTGGGGCGGGACCGTTCGTGCCCTGCGCCTCGCAGACGGCGAGGACGTGTGGAGCCATACCCTGCAAGGCCGGGTCACTGCCAGCCCCGTCGTCAGCGCTGGACTGGTTTTCCTCGCCTCCGAGGCGGGTGAACTGACCGCGCTTGACGTGCAGACCGGCGAGGTGCGCTGGCAGCAGCGGGAGCGGGAAGGCGTGCAGGCCACGCCCCTCGCGGCGGGCGGGACGCTCTACGTGGCCTTTATGAACGGCACGTTGCGTGCCTACCGGGAGAAGCCTGAGCCCTGA
- a CDS encoding M28 family metallopeptidase translates to MWPLNGRALLAALTLGSFARADVETDLATVLPFGPRVAGSAAGEQARTYFEAQFRALGYGTRREAFSYPRFEDLGSDVRVGERVLTGRALQGTVGGEVTAPAVPVPGVGTPSDFGKVDVRGRIAVVRRGELSFLHKARNALAAGAAGLIVVNSEAGELRGSLGERVELPVLGVPPAVGAALREGQTVSLRVRVREGEVHGVNVVAYKASAEPPEFLFGGHLDSVPGAPGANDNLSGSLAVLELARRAVNTPLAARSLFVLFDGEEDGLRGSRAFVKANPAVLQSLKAMFNFDMVGVNAAPLAVGGDSALVDAALRGTPALGSFRAGGDSDHASFSAAGVPTLFFHRGLDANYHQPGDTLADPALIRETVDAALRTVDAVQSAGRAGR, encoded by the coding sequence ATGTGGCCACTGAACGGGCGGGCCCTCCTGGCCGCGCTGACCCTGGGTTCCTTCGCCCGAGCGGACGTTGAAACCGACCTTGCCACCGTCTTGCCGTTCGGTCCCCGGGTGGCCGGAAGCGCCGCAGGCGAACAGGCCCGCACGTACTTTGAGGCGCAGTTTCGCGCCCTGGGCTACGGCACCCGCCGGGAGGCCTTCTCCTACCCCCGCTTCGAGGACCTCGGTTCGGACGTGCGGGTGGGCGAGCGGGTCCTGACCGGGCGAGCCCTTCAGGGAACGGTGGGCGGAGAGGTCACCGCCCCCGCCGTCCCCGTGCCCGGCGTCGGTACGCCCAGCGACTTCGGGAAGGTGGACGTGCGCGGCAGGATCGCGGTCGTGCGGCGCGGTGAGCTTTCCTTCCTGCACAAGGCCCGCAACGCCCTGGCGGCGGGTGCAGCAGGCCTGATCGTGGTGAACAGCGAGGCGGGAGAGCTGCGCGGCAGCCTGGGCGAGCGGGTGGAGTTGCCGGTGTTGGGCGTTCCCCCCGCCGTGGGCGCGGCCCTGCGGGAAGGGCAGACGGTCAGCCTGCGGGTGCGCGTGCGGGAAGGCGAGGTGCACGGCGTGAACGTGGTGGCCTACAAGGCGAGCGCGGAGCCGCCCGAATTTCTGTTCGGCGGACACCTGGACTCGGTGCCCGGCGCACCCGGCGCCAACGACAACCTCTCGGGCAGCCTGGCCGTGCTGGAGTTGGCCCGCCGCGCCGTGAACACGCCCCTCGCGGCCCGCAGCCTCTTCGTCCTGTTCGACGGCGAGGAGGACGGACTGCGCGGCTCGCGGGCTTTTGTCAAGGCGAACCCCGCCGTTCTCCAGAGCCTCAAAGCCATGTTCAACTTCGACATGGTGGGCGTCAACGCCGCGCCCCTCGCGGTCGGTGGAGACAGCGCCCTGGTGGACGCGGCGCTTCGGGGAACACCGGCGCTGGGGTCGTTCCGCGCGGGCGGGGACAGTGACCACGCCTCCTTTAGCGCGGCGGGCGTTCCCACCCTGTTCTTCCACCGGGGGCTGGACGCGAATTACCACCAGCCGGGGGACACGCTGGCGGACCCCGCCCTGATCCGGGAGACGGTGGACGCAGCCCTACGAACGGTGGACGCGGTGCAGTCCGCCGGGCGCGCCGGGAGGTGA
- a CDS encoding NAD(P)/FAD-dependent oxidoreductase, protein MKTGQPALDAVVVGAGPNGLAAAITLARAGLRVRVLERRCQVGGGLGSAPLTLPGFRHDVGSAVHPLGIASPAFRNWPLCAFGLSWIQPDAPFAHVLEDGTGVVVERDLHAAAAAFGRDAPTWLALFGPLVADWRSLLDDVLRPLPRLPRHPWTLAHFGIRGLTPATLTARLLNTREARAAWAGLAAHSTLPLSALGTGAYALLLGTLAHAAGWPFPRGGAQALANALAEYLRFLGGEIELGVEVRTARDLPPARAVLVDSSPAVLLNILGERGTPGYRAWLRRFRYGPGLLKLDYALSGPVPWRDPALRRAGTVHLGGTLEAIAGAEASVARGRAPERPFVLAAQPTLFDPSRAPAGRHVLWAYAHTPPSTPDAYAEVIEAQIERAAPGFRDLVLARSTTNARQLQALSPVFEGGDVNGGRGDLRGLLVRPVPSPTPYRTPVPGVYLCSSATPPGGGIHGMCGFWAARAALRDVFGKRDA, encoded by the coding sequence GTGAAGACCGGGCAGCCCGCCCTCGACGCCGTGGTTGTCGGCGCGGGACCGAACGGCCTGGCCGCGGCGATCACGCTCGCGCGCGCGGGCCTGCGGGTCCGGGTGCTGGAACGTCGCTGCCAGGTCGGCGGAGGCCTGGGCAGCGCTCCCCTCACCCTCCCGGGCTTCCGGCATGACGTGGGGAGCGCAGTGCATCCGCTGGGCATCGCCTCCCCAGCCTTCCGGAACTGGCCCCTTTGCGCCTTTGGGCTGAGCTGGATACAGCCGGACGCCCCCTTCGCCCACGTGCTGGAGGACGGGACGGGTGTGGTGGTGGAACGCGACCTGCACGCGGCGGCGGCGGCCTTTGGGCGGGACGCGCCGACCTGGCTGGCCCTGTTCGGTCCGCTGGTGGCGGACTGGCGCAGCCTGCTCGACGACGTGCTCAGGCCTTTGCCACGGCTTCCCCGCCACCCCTGGACGCTCGCTCACTTCGGCATTCGGGGGCTGACTCCGGCCACCCTCACGGCAAGGCTTCTGAACACACGGGAGGCGCGGGCCGCCTGGGCAGGCCTCGCGGCACACAGCACCCTGCCCCTCTCCGCGCTCGGCACCGGAGCCTACGCCCTCCTGCTGGGCACGCTGGCCCACGCGGCGGGCTGGCCCTTTCCGCGCGGCGGAGCGCAGGCGCTCGCGAATGCCCTGGCCGAGTACCTGCGCTTTCTGGGCGGCGAGATCGAACTGGGCGTGGAGGTGAGAACCGCCCGTGACCTGCCCCCCGCCCGCGCGGTTCTGGTGGATTCCAGTCCCGCCGTGTTGCTGAACATCCTGGGGGAGAGGGGAACACCCGGCTACCGTGCTTGGCTGCGCCGTTTCCGTTATGGCCCCGGCCTGCTGAAGCTCGACTACGCGCTCAGCGGTCCGGTGCCCTGGCGTGACCCCGCCCTACGGCGCGCAGGGACCGTTCACCTGGGGGGTACGCTGGAAGCGATTGCGGGGGCAGAGGCCAGCGTGGCACGCGGCAGGGCCCCAGAGCGGCCCTTCGTGCTGGCCGCACAGCCCACCCTGTTTGACCCGTCCCGCGCTCCCGCCGGCAGACACGTCCTCTGGGCCTATGCCCACACGCCGCCAAGCACGCCGGACGCCTACGCGGAAGTGATCGAGGCCCAGATCGAACGTGCGGCCCCCGGCTTCCGTGACCTCGTGCTCGCGCGGAGCACGACGAACGCCCGGCAGCTTCAGGCCTTGAGCCCGGTCTTTGAGGGGGGCGACGTGAACGGTGGAAGGGGTGACCTCCGGGGCCTGCTTGTTCGGCCGGTCCCCTCCCCTACCCCGTACCGCACGCCCGTCCCCGGCGTGTACCTGTGCTCGAGCGCAACGCCCCCGGGCGGCGGAATCCACGGGATGTGCGGCTTCTGGGCGGCACGTGCGGCGCTGCGGGACGTGTTCGGCAAGCGGGACGCTTAG
- a CDS encoding replication-associated recombination protein A, translated as MTLFDPPAPLPERLRPRTLAEVVGQGHLLGPGKPLTRLLHSGRLGSLILWGPPGVGKTTLARLIAHETGAHFIPLSAVSAGVKDVREAVAEAERLRARGQRTILFLDEIHRFNKAQQDALLPHVESGLLTLIGATTENPSFEVNPALRSRARTLVLEPLSSEDVRGLLERALHDPRGLPEVTASSEALDLLSRLAEGDARRALGTLEVAATLANPVTPEAVREAFGRHLPAMDKNGEDFYNLISALHKSVRGSHVDAALYWLARLLEGGADPLYVARRIVRMASEDIGLADPQALRLSIAARDAVDFLGSPEGELALAQAVVYLALAPKSNSVYVAWKRAQDAVREGETLPVPLHLRNAPTSLLRAQGYGEGYAYYFDDPAGSFAQAYLPDGVRLDLYAPAGEGWEARVEGRWRKLREAHGEGS; from the coding sequence GTGACGCTCTTCGATCCGCCCGCCCCCCTGCCCGAGCGCCTGCGCCCCCGCACGCTCGCGGAAGTGGTGGGCCAAGGGCACCTGCTCGGGCCAGGCAAACCGCTCACGCGCCTGCTGCACAGCGGGCGGCTGGGCTCGCTGATTCTGTGGGGACCGCCCGGCGTGGGCAAAACCACCCTGGCGCGGCTGATCGCGCACGAAACCGGCGCCCACTTCATCCCGCTCTCGGCGGTGTCGGCGGGCGTCAAGGACGTGCGCGAGGCGGTGGCGGAGGCCGAGCGCCTGCGAGCGCGCGGGCAACGCACCATCCTCTTTCTGGACGAGATTCACCGCTTCAACAAGGCCCAGCAAGACGCCCTGTTGCCCCATGTCGAATCCGGCCTGCTCACCCTGATCGGCGCGACGACCGAGAACCCGAGCTTCGAGGTGAACCCGGCGCTCCGGTCGCGGGCGCGGACACTGGTGCTCGAGCCGCTGTCCAGCGAGGATGTGCGCGGCCTGCTCGAACGGGCCCTGCACGACCCGCGCGGGTTACCGGAGGTCACCGCCTCCAGCGAGGCGCTCGACCTGCTCTCGCGCCTGGCGGAGGGGGACGCGCGCCGGGCGCTGGGGACGCTGGAAGTAGCCGCGACCCTCGCCAACCCGGTGACGCCCGAGGCGGTGCGCGAAGCCTTTGGGCGGCACCTCCCCGCCATGGACAAGAACGGCGAAGACTTCTACAACCTGATCTCGGCGCTGCACAAGAGCGTGCGGGGTTCGCACGTGGACGCCGCCCTGTACTGGCTGGCACGCCTGCTCGAAGGCGGCGCTGACCCCCTCTACGTCGCTCGCCGCATCGTGCGGATGGCCTCGGAGGACATCGGCCTCGCTGACCCGCAGGCGCTGCGGCTGAGCATCGCCGCACGGGACGCGGTGGACTTCCTGGGCAGCCCAGAAGGCGAACTCGCGCTCGCGCAGGCCGTCGTGTACCTCGCCCTCGCGCCCAAGAGTAACAGCGTGTACGTGGCGTGGAAGCGGGCACAGGACGCGGTGCGCGAAGGCGAGACGCTCCCCGTGCCGCTTCACCTGCGCAACGCGCCCACCTCGCTTCTGCGCGCGCAGGGGTACGGTGAGGGGTACGCCTACTACTTCGACGATCCCGCAGGGTCTTTTGCGCAGGCCTACCTTCCGGACGGCGTGCGGCTAGACCTCTACGCCCCGGCGGGCGAGGGCTGGGAGGCGCGGGTAGAAGGGCGCTGGCGCAAGCTGCGGGAAGCGCACGGGGAGGGGAGTTAG
- the pyrF gene encoding orotidine-5'-phosphate decarboxylase translates to MTFAAAVTDRTRRLQSRLCVGLDPRAGAYRDHAQLRAHTLDVLEATAPYAACVKPQLAFFEALGLPGFALLEELCAAARTLGLPVILDGKRGDIGSTAAAYAQGWLTGTHAGDALTVNPFLGFGTLAPFVEAARANGGGVFVLVKTSNPDQADLQGQGVSERVAVEVARLDAEEAGEYASVGAVVGATHPRDLATFRALMPRALLLLPGLGAQGGQAADLVPAFHTGGTGALASASRAVQYANGLEVAASRAAAQRLRDELNAALGL, encoded by the coding sequence ATGACCTTTGCCGCCGCCGTCACCGACCGCACCCGCCGCCTTCAGTCCCGGCTGTGTGTGGGTCTCGATCCTCGTGCGGGCGCCTACCGTGACCACGCCCAGCTGCGCGCCCACACGCTGGACGTGCTGGAGGCGACCGCGCCCTACGCCGCCTGCGTCAAGCCGCAGCTCGCCTTTTTCGAGGCCCTCGGTCTGCCCGGGTTCGCGCTGCTAGAAGAGCTGTGCGCCGCTGCCCGCACGCTTGGTCTGCCGGTCATTCTCGACGGCAAACGTGGCGATATCGGCTCCACCGCCGCAGCCTACGCGCAGGGGTGGCTGACGGGCACGCACGCGGGAGATGCCCTCACGGTGAATCCCTTCCTGGGATTTGGGACCCTCGCGCCCTTTGTGGAGGCTGCCCGCGCGAACGGCGGCGGGGTCTTTGTCCTGGTCAAGACCAGCAATCCCGATCAGGCCGACCTTCAGGGCCAGGGGGTCAGCGAGCGCGTGGCGGTGGAGGTGGCCCGGCTGGACGCCGAGGAGGCAGGGGAATACGCGAGCGTCGGTGCGGTGGTGGGCGCGACCCACCCCCGGGACCTCGCCACCTTTCGCGCGCTGATGCCGCGGGCGCTGCTGCTGCTGCCCGGCCTGGGGGCCCAGGGGGGGCAGGCCGCGGACCTCGTCCCGGCCTTTCATACGGGCGGAACGGGCGCGCTGGCGAGCGCGAGCCGTGCCGTGCAGTACGCAAACGGATTGGAGGTGGCGGCGAGCCGCGCTGCCGCCCAGAGGCTCCGCGACGAGCTGAACGCCGCGCTTGGCCTCTAA
- a CDS encoding DUF1028 domain-containing protein has product MTFSIVGRDPVTGDLGVAVASKFLAVGALVPFARAGVGAVATQSYVNPQYGPDGLRELAAGLAPAEVAAKFQATDPDIRQRQFGMVGADGRSVTFTGEGCHAWAGGLARENVALQGNILTGPEVLEAMLAAWTAAAEEPLPRRLLAALRAGDGAGGDRRGRQSAALLCVGPGRGYGGLSDDWVNLRADDHPDPCAELARLLDLHDLLFGRPHRTRELTGEELEWLRALLIQEDYATSLPAGPWDPDTEAAAWALFGTENLEERWVPGGRFDPVALAYLRERFGR; this is encoded by the coding sequence ATGACCTTTTCTATCGTGGGCCGCGACCCGGTAACGGGCGACCTAGGTGTCGCTGTGGCGAGCAAGTTCCTGGCCGTGGGGGCGCTGGTTCCCTTCGCGCGGGCGGGCGTGGGCGCGGTCGCCACGCAAAGCTACGTCAATCCCCAGTACGGTCCGGACGGCCTGCGCGAACTGGCGGCGGGTCTGGCCCCCGCGGAGGTGGCGGCCAAGTTCCAGGCGACGGACCCCGACATCCGGCAGCGGCAGTTCGGGATGGTGGGGGCCGACGGACGCAGCGTGACCTTTACGGGCGAGGGCTGCCACGCCTGGGCAGGCGGCCTAGCACGCGAAAACGTGGCGCTCCAGGGCAACATCCTGACCGGTCCGGAGGTGCTGGAGGCGATGCTGGCGGCCTGGACCGCCGCGGCGGAAGAGCCCCTCCCCCGGCGCCTGCTCGCCGCGCTCCGGGCTGGAGACGGGGCAGGCGGGGACCGGCGCGGTCGGCAATCGGCTGCGCTCCTGTGCGTGGGGCCGGGGCGGGGGTACGGCGGCCTCAGCGACGACTGGGTGAACCTGCGCGCCGACGACCATCCCGACCCCTGCGCGGAGCTGGCGCGGCTCCTTGACCTCCATGACCTGCTGTTCGGCCGCCCTCACCGCACCCGTGAACTGACGGGGGAGGAACTGGAGTGGCTGCGCGCCCTGCTGATCCAAGAGGACTACGCGACCTCGCTTCCCGCCGGTCCCTGGGACCCCGACACGGAAGCCGCGGCCTGGGCCCTCTTCGGCACCGAGAACCTGGAGGAGCGCTGGGTACCGGGGGGCCGCTTCGACCCGGTGGCGCTCGCATACCTGCGGGAGCGGTTTGGAAGGTAG
- a CDS encoding RrF2 family transcriptional regulator yields MRLSATDVYAFQALGYLGLQDNARWVSSEEISEATGVHRPYLVRILAALTARGIVKSKKGIGGGYALSRKPKLISLCEVVRAVDGPVAPLSCISLNWHEPCVEEHRCHARATVYQRMRDAMLAVLQEFSVEDLVQDARQGVSYGHCLGHLLKPNA; encoded by the coding sequence ATGCGGCTTTCGGCCACCGATGTCTATGCCTTTCAAGCGCTGGGCTACCTGGGGCTCCAGGACAACGCGCGCTGGGTGTCCAGCGAGGAGATCAGTGAGGCGACGGGCGTTCACCGCCCCTACCTGGTGCGCATCCTGGCCGCGCTGACCGCCCGGGGCATCGTCAAAAGCAAAAAGGGCATCGGCGGCGGGTACGCCCTCAGCCGCAAGCCAAAGCTGATCTCGCTGTGTGAGGTGGTGCGGGCGGTCGACGGCCCGGTCGCCCCCCTCTCCTGTATCAGCCTGAACTGGCACGAGCCGTGCGTGGAGGAACACCGCTGTCACGCCCGCGCGACGGTCTACCAGCGAATGCGTGACGCGATGCTCGCCGTGTTGCAGGAATTCAGCGTCGAAGACCTCGTGCAGGATGCCCGCCAGGGCGTGAGCTACGGGCACTGCCTGGGGCACCTGCTCAAGCCGAATGCTTGA